In Calonectris borealis chromosome 22, bCalBor7.hap1.2, whole genome shotgun sequence, one genomic interval encodes:
- the KLHL11 gene encoding kelch-like protein 11, producing MSDKMAAAAAAPQPQPGPGPPAAEAEGGGPRGGGVDGEAEAEEFGCPAHCSDLAWRQNEQRRHGLYCDITLAFGGGRPGAAREYRAHRSVLAAATEYFTPLLSGGFAESRSGRVELQKWSSEGGPDPDTVEAVVGFMYTGTIRVSPGNVHEVLEMADRFLLTRLKEFCGEFLKKKLNLSNCVAVHSLAHMYSLNQLALKAQDMIRRNFHKVIQDEEFYTLPFHLIRDWLSDSEITVDSEEILFETVLKWVQKNPEERERYFEDLFKLLRLSQMKPTYLTRHVKSERLVSSNEACVKLVSEAVESHALRSENLQSGNLQDSACPVALLPRFGQNMDVIMVIGGVSEGGDYLSECVGYFIDEDRWVNLPHIHNHLDGHAVAVTESYVYVAGSMEPGFAKTVERYNPNRNIWEQVSNLITRKHSFGLTEVKGNLYSIGGHGNFSPGFKDVAIYNPEQDKWLNLESAPKILRDVKAVSVEDRFVYVAARTPVDSDSEDGLRAVIIRYDAETRQWQDVESLPLIDNYCSFQMSVANTNFYHTASCCPKSYPIDNEEAKIKISGRASDEILESLPPEVLSIEGAAICYYKDDVFIIGGWKNSDDIDKQYRKEAYRYCAERKRWMLLPPMPQPRCRATACHVRIPFRCLQGTQRYPMPQNLMWQKDRIRQMQERQMQEIHRHSLCLRRMPRSQIEC from the exons ATGTCGGACAAGATGGCGGCCGCCGCGGCTGCCCCTCAGCCGCAGCCGGGCCCCGGCCCGCCTGCGGCGGAGGCGGAGGGCGGGGGCCCGCGCGGCGGCGGGGTGGAtggggaggcggaggcggaggagTTCGGGTGCCCGGCGCACTGCTCCGACCTGGCCTGGCGGCAGAACGAGCAGCGCCGCCACGGCCTCTACTGCGACATCACTCTGGCCttcggcggcgggcggcccggggcggcccgcGAGTACCGGGCGCACCGCTCCGTCCTGGCCGCCGCCACGGAGTACTTCACGCCGCTGCTCTCGGGAGGCTTCGCGGAGTCGCGCTCGGGCCGCGTGGAGCTGCAGAAGTGGAGCTCGGAGGGCGGTCCCGACCCCGACACGGTGGAGGCCGTCGTCGGCTTCATGTACACCGGCACCATCCGTGTCAGCCCCGGCAACGTCCACGAGGTGCTGGAGATGGCCGACAG GTTTCTGCTGACCCGGTTAAAAGAGTTCTGTGGAGAGTTTCTGAAGAAGAAGCTCAATCTCTCCAACTGCGTTGCGGTTCACAGCTTAGCCCATATGTATTCCCTGAATCAGCTGGCCCTCAAAGCTCAGGATATGATCAGGAGAAACTTCCACAAAGTTATCCAAGATGAGGAGTTCTACACTTTGCCCTTTCACCTCATCAGAGACTGGCTCTCAGACTCGGAGATCACAGTGGACTCTGAAGAAATCCTCTTTGAGACTGTTTTGAAGTGGGTTCAGAAAAATCCTGAGGAAAGAGAGAGATACTTTGAAGATCTCTTTAAACTGCTTAGACTGTCTCAGATGAAACCCACTTACCTTACTCGCCACGTCAAATCTGAAAGGCTGGTATCGAGCAACGAAGCCTGTGTTAAGTTAGTGTCCGAAGCTGTGGAGAGTCATGCCTTGCGGTCTGAGAACCTGCAGTCTGGTAATCTACAAGATTCCGCTTGTCCTGTAGCGTTGTTGCCGCGTTTTGGACAAAACATGGACGTCATTATGGTGATTGGTGGTGTATCGGAGGGAGGAGATTACTTGAGTGAGTGCGTAGGGTATTTCATCGATGAAGATAGGTGGGTAAACTTACCGCACATACATAATCATCTTGATGGGCATGCTGTTGCTGTGACAGAATCTTATGTTTATGTGGCTGGCTCCATGGAACCAGGGTTTGCCAAGACTGTAGAAAGGTACaatccaaacagaaatatttgggaGCAAGTCTCAAATCTAATAACCAGAAAGCATTCTTTTGGCCTTACTGAAGTTAAAGGAAACTTATACAGTATTGGTGGACATGGCAATTTCAGTCCTGGCTTTAAAGATGTGGCCATTTATAATCCCGAGCAAGACAAATGGCTTAACCTGGAGTCAGCACCGAAGATTCTTCGTGATGTGAAAGCTGTTTCTGTGGAAGACCGGTTTGTTTATGTTGCTGCTCGTACCCCAGTTGACAGTGACAGCGAAGATGGATTGAGGGCGGTTATTATCAGATATGATGCTGAAACAAGGCAGTGGCAGGATGTGGAGTCTCTGCCACTCATTGATAATTATTGCTCTTTTCAGATGTCTGTTGCTAACACAAACTTTTACCATACAGCATCGTGCTGCCCCAAGAGTTACCCTATAGATAATGAGGAAGCCAAGATAAAGATCTCTGGCAGGGCCTCAGATGAAATACTTGAAAGCTTACCCCCAGAGGTTCTTAGCATTGAAGGAGCAGCTATTTGTTATTATAAAGATGATGTTTTCATCATTGGGGGGTGGAAGAACAGCGATGATATTGACAAGCAGTACAGGAAAGAGGCCTATCGTTACTGTGCTGAGAGAAAGCGCTGGATGCTTTTGCCTCCTATGCCTCAGCCTCGCTGCAGAGCGACAGCCTGCCATGTGCGAATTCCCTTCAGATGCTTGCAGGGAACACAAAGGTACCCCATGCCACAGAATTTGATGTGGCAAAAAGATAGAATAAGGCAAATGCAGGAAAGGCAGATGCAGGAAATACACCGACACTCCCTATGCTTACGGAGAATGCCACGCTCGCAGATTGAGTGCTAG